The stretch of DNA TTTTCGGCGGGTTTCTCCCCAGGACAAAAAAGCGCCGGGAGGAGACGCTTATGCTATGGCGCGACATCCCGGCGACGGTAATCCTCTATGAGGCGCCGCATCGCCTTTTGGCCGTATTGGCCGAAATAAACCGGCTATGGGGCGACAGGAAAATAGCTTTGGCCCGCGAATTGACTAAAATATACGAAGAATTTTTTCGCGGCAGCGTCTCGGAAAGCCTTGCATGGTTAGCCGCCAAGCCGCCCCGCGGCGAGTTTACCATCGTCTTGTCCGGCGCGGCGAAAACGGTCGGCGGCGCAAAGGAAAACCCGGCCTTGCCGCCGCTGGAAAAACTCCGGCGGCTTTTGGCGGCGGGCGCGGATAAAAAAGACAGCATCAAAAAAGTCGCGCTGGAATATAAAATAAGCAAGAGGGAACTTTATCAGGCATTGCTCGAAAGCG from Acidaminococcales bacterium encodes:
- the rsmI gene encoding 16S rRNA (cytidine(1402)-2'-O)-methyltransferase, yielding MAEKGKLFLCATPIGNLDDVTARLAKVLSQVELVAAENTAQALKLLNRLAVRKKLLSYHEHNKLQAGPKLIDFVAQGRDAALISDAGYPAIADPGEHLVRLALERGIEVVPVPGANAALCALVASGMETAPFFFGGFLPRTKKRREETLMLWRDIPATVILYEAPHRLLAVLAEINRLWGDRKIALARELTKIYEEFFRGSVSESLAWLAAKPPRGEFTIVLSGAAKTVGGAKENPALPPLEKLRRLLAAGADKKDSIKKVALEYKISKRELYQALLESGAAGKDEE